One part of the Solanum dulcamara chromosome 3, daSolDulc1.2, whole genome shotgun sequence genome encodes these proteins:
- the LOC129881394 gene encoding zinc finger protein ZAT5-like — MIKIKEYYNMESHDDRDQDQDHNLNMVIKRRRTKRPRPPSPLALGITTSSCSTVEGTNSGGELVDGHVANSSSRSNNCGGIDDKIVRNITNQEEEDMANCLILLAQGHNYQKSLSSQSPTLDVYQCKTCNRSFPSFQALGGHRASHKKPKTLEDQIKNSKSIDHQQVENTIRLKLNNNNDDHVTTLSLQIPSNNTTTTNNNNNNNKNKNRIHECSICGAEFTSGQALGGHMRRHRPLPNSIAIVSNQSHEESHHDQQIKNTRTFLSLDLNLPAPEDDHRPENSKFTFATKEQVIVFSASPLVDCHY; from the coding sequence ATGATAAAAATCAAAGAGTATTACAACATGGAATCTCATGATGATCGTGATCAAGATCAAGATCACAACTTGAACATGGTGATCAAAAGAAGGCGGACTAAGAGACCTAGGCCGCCTTCTCCACTAGCATTAGGGATTACTACTAGCTCGTGTAGCACCGTGGAAGGCACTAATAGTGGTGGTGAATTGGTGGATGGACACGTGGCAAACTCCTCATCACGTTCTAATAATTGTGGTGGGATTGATGATAAGATCGTCAGGAATATTACGAATCAGGAAGAAGAAGATATGGCGAATTGTTTGATTCTTTTAGCACAAGGTCATAATTACCAAAAGTCGTTGTCGTCTCAATCTCCAACATTGGATGTTTACCAATGCAAGACGTGCAACCGTTCCTTCCCATCTTTTCAAGCACTTGGCGGACACAGAGCAAGTCATAAGAAACCAAAAACCCTAGAAGATCAAATCAAGAATtcaaaatcaattgatcatCAACAAGTCGAGAATACTATTCGTCTTAAAttgaacaacaacaacgacgATCATGTCACAACTCTATCACTCCAAATCCCGAGcaacaacaccaccaccaccaacaacaacaacaacaacaacaagaataagAATAGGATTCACGAGTGCTCGATTTGTGGGGCCGAGTTCACCTCGGGTCAAGCCTTAGGTGGACACATGAGAAGACATAGACCATTACCAAATAGTATTGCAATTGTATCAAACCAGAGCCATGAAGAATCTCATCATGATCAACAAATCAAGAACACAAGGACATTTTTGTCATTGGACCTTAATCTCCCGGCGCCGGAAGACGATCACCGGCCGGAAAATTCTAAATTCACCTTTGCTACAAAAGAACAAGTCATTGTCTTTTCAGCTTCACCTTTGGTTGATTGCCATTACTAA